From the genome of Candidozyma auris chromosome 2, complete sequence, one region includes:
- the RPL19A gene encoding 60S ribosomal protein eL19 — protein sequence MTLLKMPNLRTQKRLAASVIGVGKRKIWLDPNETTELASANSRAAIRKLYKNGVIVKKPVTSHSRASARIMAESKRNGRHMGLGKRKGTKNARIPTQVVWMRRLRVLRRLLAKYRDAGKIDRHLYHHLYLAAKGNAFKHKRALVEHVIQAKAEAAREKSLKAEAEARRLRNKAARERRAQRIEEKRQAFLNEA from the exons ATGACT CTACTCAAAAT GCCTAACCTTAGAACCCAGAAGAGACTCGCTGCTAGCGTCATCGGTGTTGGTAAGAGAAAGATTTGGTTGGACCCCAACGAGACCACCGAATTGGCTTCCGCCAACTCTCGTGCTGCCATCAGAAAGCTCTACAAGAACGGTGTCATTGTCAAGAAACCAGTGACTTCCCACTCTAGAGCTTCTGCCAGAATCATGGCTGAGTCCAAGAGAAACGGTAGACACATGGGTCTCGGTAAGAGAAAGGGTACCAAGAACGCCCGTATTCCAACCCAGGTTGTCTggatgagaagattgagagtgttgagaagattgttgGCTAAGTACAGAGATGCCGGTAAGATCGACAGACACTTGTACCACCACTTGTACTTGGCTGCCAAGGGTAACGCTTTCAAGCACAAGAGAGCTTTGGTTGAGCACGTCATTCAGGCCAAGGCCGAGGCTGCTCGTGAGAAGTCTTTGAAGGCCGAGGCCGAGGCCAGAAGATTGAGAAACAAGGCTGccagagagagaagagccCAGAGAATCGAGGAGAAGAGACAGGCCTTTTTGAACGAAGCTTAA
- the RAX1 gene encoding Rax1p, which yields MSEKLQADKPATHYLSNLDNLNQTNNAVSLSRLPTLGEILSNKTKSPVNLYTFYLYMQYVENNVDLLDFWFDLIAHLNLCKHYVKGLRDSIVRSSTHYGTPVLGQQQSLSGSPHRDSYPLTEGSKHKSVSSSMLLDLIINDHILEDNDSNRLSQFLRGEINLNDVDPKIKELIDKYQEEEAVNPPSPIVDHASFGGIHEKRVSSNSKLLDDSFDQTNTSFGYPQSPQPGSTQTHQGKTYQSLRRSSINPSLLEKIIRDSKHSTGSFITRNNLKESSHNLLLKYFVEDSEKNLNLSTKLNNYIINAIEVEGRDDPDVFNGVKRYVFNIIENHDLPNFLNFVAIKNVNRSINARIVVGFFFIFASFWIAFTLIFLDLSKGYRAVIIASFFIGFYCLVSSIYRLDPILAFLGFSESFIPGKSLLKVNDLFIYRLLLKRSLWVLALILLFTAILSIIFCLVPGRRL from the coding sequence ATGTCCGAGAAACTCCAGGCAGATAAGCCTGCAACACACTATTTGTCGAACTTGGACAACTTGAATCAGACAAATAATGCGGTGAGTCTATCTCGGCTCCCGACGTTGGGAGAGATTCTTTCCAACAAGACGAAACTGCCGGTTAACTTGTACACTTTCTACTTGTACATGCAATATGTGGAAAACAACGTGGACCTTTTGGATTTTTGGTTTGATCTTATTGCTCACTTGAATCTTTGCAAACACTACGTGAAGGGCCTTCGAGATTCAATAGTCAGAAGCTCCACTCATTATGGCACTCCCGTGCTAGGACAGCAGCAGAGCCTCTCCGGGAGCCCACATAGAGACTCATATCCATTGACAGAGGGAAGCAAACACAAATCCGTTTCGCTGTCGATGCTTTTGGACCTTATTATCAATGACCATATACTAGAGGACAACGACTCCAATAGACTCTCGCAATTCCTTCGAGGtgagatcaacttgaatGATGTGGAtccaaaaatcaaggagctcatCGACAAATAtcaggaagaagaggctgTGAATCCACCGTCACCAATTGTGGATCACGCTCTGTTTGGAGGAATCCACGAAAAGAGGGTCTCGTCGAACTCaaaacttcttgacgaCTCCTTCGACCAAACAAACACTTCCTTCGGCTACCCACAGCTGCCGCAGCCAGGCAGCACTCAGACACACCAGGGTAAGACCTACCAGTCGCTTAGAAGATCGTCTATCAACCCATCTTTGCTCGAAAAAATTATCAGAGATTCAAAACACAGCACGGGATCTTTTATCACACGCAATAACCTCAAGGAATCGTCGCATAATCTTTTGCTTAAGTACTTTGTTGAGGACTCTGAGAAAAATCTCAATCTCTCCACCAAACTTAACAACTACATCATTAATGCAATTGAGGTGGAGGGCAGAGACGACCCAGACGTCTTCAACGGGGTAAAGAGATATGTTTTTAACATCATTGAAAACCACGACTTGCCGAACTTCCTTAATTTTGTTGCCATCAAAAACGTCAATCGCTCGATCAACGCTCGAATTGTGgttggcttcttcttcatctttgcaTCGTTCTGGATAGCTTTCACATTGATCTTTCTAGATTTATCCAAAGGCTATCGAGCCGTGATAATTGCGCTGTTCTTTATTGGCTTCTACTGCCTTGTATCATCAATTTACCGTCTCGACCCTATCTTAGCGTTTCTTGGGTTCAGCGAGTCATTCATCCCAGGAAAGTCACTTCTAAAAGTGAACGATCTTTTTATTTACCGTCTTCTACTCAAGAGATCATTATGGGTTCTAGCACTCATTCTTTTGTTTACCGCAATCCTTTCAATTATTTTCTGTCTCGTTCCAGGGAGACGCCTTTAA
- the STP1 gene encoding Stp1p, producing the protein MKAETYDFKKIKVENPEPQVEVEDRKEGARFVCSECNASFKVKSYLTRHARKHNNAMAFRCPFHDVSTVDGMGNVIKSAAKCHPTGGFSRRDTYKTHLKALHFIYPPGTKSSARNSTGGRCAGCFEYFESNARWLKYHIECDQCKGLQDQGRNQKSLARINGQSHPATVNGASTMKTETYD; encoded by the coding sequence ATGAAAGCAGAGACCTacgatttcaagaaaatcaaggtCGAAAACCCAGAGCCTCAGGTCGAAGTCGAAGATCGCAAAGAGGGCGCCAGGTTTGTGTGTTCCGAGTGCAACGCTTCGTTCAAAGTGAAATCCTACTTGACCCGTCACGCAAGAAAACACAACAACGCCATGGCCTTTAGGTGCCCCTTCCATGATGTTTCCACAGTAGACGGCATGGGCAACGTGATTAAGAGCGCCGCTAAGTGCCATCCCACAGGCGGCTTTTCCCGTCGTGACACCTACAAAACGCACTTGAAGGCACTACACTTCATTTACCCTCCTGGCACCAAGTCGAGTGCCAGAAACAGTACAGGCGGTCGTTGCGCGGGATGCTTTGAGTATTTCGAGAGCAACGCCAGATGGTTGAAGTATCACATTGAATGTGACCAGTGCAAAGGGTTGCAAGACCAGGGCAGAAACCAAAAATCCCTTGCCCGCATCAACGGACAGTCCCATCCAGCCACCGTCAACGGTGCTTCTACGATGAAGACGGAGACCTATGACTAG
- a CDS encoding RNA-binding protein, with protein sequence MSSILDKSLDDIISTRKSQRSQGKKKAVGKGTGKAQKKETVSFKKAAKKVAPRPKPALDLTYATKVVAQGLPRDLKQDAIKEFFQSQIGGVSVVSMNYNEKGQFRGAATIIFKSHKNAVKAVEKYNNAPIDGGSSKLKMELVIDPTKKPLAARITANKTEPVATPQQKKQQVLKQKVQQKRQQLQKKASNGKPKKQTKKTAEQLDQEMSDYFNNN encoded by the exons ATGTCTTCTATTCTCGACAAATCTTTAGACGACATCATCTCCACAAGAAAGTCCCAAAGATCTcagggcaagaagaaggctgtTGGTAAGGGCACCGGTAAagctcaaaagaaagaaacagtctctttcaagaaggcGGCTAAGAAAGTCGCCCCTCGGCCCAAGCCAGCTTTGGACTTGACTTACGCCACGAAAGTGGTCGCACAGGGCTTGCCCCGTGACTTGAAGCAGGATGCTATCAAG GAATTTTTCCAGTCGCAGATTGGTGGCGTGTCGGTTGTGTCGATGAATTACAACGAGAAGGGTCAATTCAGAGGTGCTGCCActatcatcttcaaatctcACAAAAACGCTGTCAAGGCTGTTGAGAAATACAACAACGCGCCTATCGATGGTGGCAgctccaagttgaagatggagtTGGTGATCGATCCAACCAAGAAACCCTTGGCCGCCAGAATCACCGCCAACAAGACGGAGCCTGTTGCTACTCctcagcagaagaagcagcaggtGCTCAAGCAGAAAGTGCAGCAGAAGAGACAGCAGCTTCAGAAGAAGGCAAGCAACGGCAAGCCTAAGAAGCAGACCAAGAAGACCGCCGAGCAGTTGGACCAGGAGATGTCtgactacttcaacaacaactaA